One genomic window of Magnolia sinica isolate HGM2019 chromosome 3, MsV1, whole genome shotgun sequence includes the following:
- the LOC131241170 gene encoding uncharacterized protein LOC131241170 isoform X1 — protein MGDAKRWAVTYTRHLKQKRKVYQDGAIELHVTCGKLMLYDDLGKLLESRFLNKDEVVESGGTLEFDNHLVDIGETERNYKPLTDLNAQGRDRKSVDKAGVLGQEARSRSSIESKTMVSQNIGASQNHPNVTHNTIRVHKKGELHSFGATQTTVRGNKQTKLQNSGVLQNHPNATQTTVREWHSLYTTQITQKAKKYHDGILRLSFCGSHGKQVFLYDDCGKLLDSRFLKKDEMVESGLTLAFVAHLVEIGEPKELCKPLKDVDPQVRESKTIEKNGMEGQKARNSFSAENKRIELQQRIVSSQSCPDATQNHILINCTKTSCNSEHKNELQNYGAPNSHLNITDTSVKEWHALYTTQITQKAKKYHDGILQLSCCGSHGKQVILLSGDGNILSSKYIISSEHVRTGSTYELPSYLVDIGEPRTSRGGNLKNDTSSGPVEGSNSSSSNFRKFTSGGKAPRNKLLRDACQILSILKKPIAQESLCPRKLRMEQAYPSQSSDLLQSSLQGTLPGHKSPGIKDPKRNAEDNRGDDFQNNEEESTTKMRSDLLQFRAAQVILSSDFTNLMDPEYREELPPDSCSASSNAFPGAAASGISKTKLDGEYIDKSTTHQDMPIDSSQVSVIITCDSPEDDQIHRMKPSTTPNSIGNSASRELPDCSNENVQVQKNLGLTSSESKHHLNDESISADSSSEIPESCGGAVQIIEDVKDEIPNQVCVGNMEPDYQRLDEASFLSGSSLSFSGPSTHDATNTEKERSEEFKTLSEKSMDMDDFPSFDLGI, from the exons ATGGGCGATGCGAAAAGATGGGCCGTAACCTACACCAGGCACCTTAAGCAGAAAAGGAAAGTCTACCAGGACGGCGCAATAGAGCTCCATGTCACATGCGGCAAG CTTATGCTTTACGACGATTTGGGGAAACTCTTAGAGAGCAGGTTCTTGAATAAGGATGAGGTGGTTGAATCTGGAGGAACATTGGAGTTTGATAATCATCTTGTTGACATTGGAGAAACTGAACGAAACTATAAGCCTTTAACAGATTTAAATGCTCAAGGAAGAGATAGGAAATCAGTTGATAAGGCCGGGGTGCTAGGACAGGAGGCTAGGAGCAGATCTTCTATTG AGAGCAAAACGATGGTATCGCAAAACATTGGAGCATCACAGAATCACCCAAATGTGACACATAACACTATTAGAG TGCACAAAAAGGGCGAATTGCATAGTTTTGGAGCAACTCAGACCACTGTAAGAG GGAACAAACAGACCAAATTGCAAAACAGTGGAGTGCTGCAGAATCATCCAAATGCTACACAGACAACTGTACGAG AATGGCATTCCTTGTACACCACGCAAATAACTCAAAAGGCCAAGAAGTATCACGATGGCATCCTGCGACTCTCGTTCTGTGGTTCACATGGGAAACAG GTTTTTCTTTATGATGACTGTGGGAAACTCTTAGACAGCAGGTTTCTGAAGAAAGATGAGATGGTTGAATCCGGACTAACACTGGCATTCGTGGCTCATCTTGTTGAAATTGGAGAACCTAAGGAACTTTGTAAGCCTTTAAAGGATGTAGATCCTCAAGTAAGAGAGTCCAAAACAATTGAAAAGAATGGGATGGAAGGACAAAAGGCAAGAAACAGTTTTTCTGCTG AGAACAAAAGGATTGAATTGCAACAACGCATTGTCTCATCACAGAGTTGTCCGGATGCAACGCAGAACCAT ATTCTTATTAATTGTACAAAGACTTCTTGCAATTCTGAGCACAAAAATGAATTACAGAACTATGGAGCACCAAACAGTCATCTGAACATAACGGACACCAGTGTAAAAG AATGGCATGCCTTGTACACCACACAAATTACTCAGAAGGCCAAGAAATATCATGATGGCATCCTGCAACTTTCATGTTGTGGTTCCCATGGAAAACAG GTTATTTTGTTAAGTGGAGATGGAAATATCCTGAGCAgtaaatacatcatatcatctGAACATGTGCGAACTGGAAGTACATATGAGTTACCAAGTTATCTGGTTGACATTGGCGAGCCACGGACTTCTCGGGGAG GAAACCTCAAAAATGATACTTCTTCGGGGCCAGTTGAGGGTTCAAATTCTAGCAGCTCAAATTTCCGCAAGTTCACCAGTGGTGGGAAGGCTCCTAGAAACAAGCTGTTACGTGATG CCTGCCAGATCCTGTCCATTCTTAAAAAACCAATTGCTCAAGAGAGTCTTTGCCCCAGAAAATTGCGAATGGAGCAGGCCTATCCTTCCCAATCTTCAGATTTGCTTCAATCTAGTCTTCAGGGTACGCTTCCAGGACACAAATCGCCAGGGATAAAAGATCCAAAGAGAAATGCAGAAGACAACCGTGGGGATGATTTTCAAAATAATGAAGAAGAAAGTACTACTAAAATGAGGAGTGATCTCTTGCAATTCAGAGCTGCTCAGGTGATCCTATCTTCGGACTTTACCAACTTGATGGATCCTGAATATAGAGAGGAACTACCGCCAGATAGTTGTTCTGCTTCATCCAATGCATTTCCTGG TGCAGCAGCATCAGGCATTTCAAAAACCAAATTAGATGGGGAGTATATTGACAAAAGCACCACTCACCAAGATATGCCTATCGACTCATCTCAGGTTTCAGTTATTATTACTTGTGATTCACCTGAAGATGATCAAATACATCGCATGAAACCATCTACGACACCAAACAGTATAGGGAATAGCGCCTCTAGAGAACTACCTGATTGCTCCAATGAGAATGTGCAAGTCCAGAAAAATCTTGGATTAACTAGCTCAGAAAGCAAGCATCACCTCAATGATGAAAGTATTAGTGCTGATTCAAGTAGTGAGATTCCTG AATCCTGTGGCGGTGCAGTGCAGATTATCGAGGATGTGAAAGATGAAATCCCCAACCAG GTTTGCGTGGGCAATATGGAGCCAGACTATCAGAGATTGGATGAAGCTTCGTTCCTTTCAGGTTCCTCATTGAGTTTTAGTGGCCCATCCACTCACGATGCAACCAATACAGAAAAGGAGAGATCTGAGGAGTTCAAGACCTTATCTGAGAAAAGCATGGACATGGATGACTTCCCAAGTTTTGATCTGGGAATATGA
- the LOC131241170 gene encoding uncharacterized protein LOC131241170 isoform X3 codes for MGDAKRWAVTYTRHLKQKRKVYQDGAIELHVTCGKLMLYDDLGKLLESRFLNKDEVVESGGTLEFDNHLVDIGETERNYKPLTDLNAQGRDRKSVDKAGVLGQEARSRSSIVHKKGELHSFGATQTTVRGNKQTKLQNSGVLQNHPNATQTTVREWHSLYTTQITQKAKKYHDGILRLSFCGSHGKQVFLYDDCGKLLDSRFLKKDEMVESGLTLAFVAHLVEIGEPKELCKPLKDVDPQVRESKTIEKNGMEGQKARNSFSAENKRIELQQRIVSSQSCPDATQNHILINCTKTSCNSEHKNELQNYGAPNSHLNITDTSVKEWHALYTTQITQKAKKYHDGILQLSCCGSHGKQVILLSGDGNILSSKYIISSEHVRTGSTYELPSYLVDIGEPRTSRGGNLKNDTSSGPVEGSNSSSSNFRKFTSGGKAPRNKLLRDACQILSILKKPIAQESLCPRKLRMEQAYPSQSSDLLQSSLQGTLPGHKSPGIKDPKRNAEDNRGDDFQNNEEESTTKMRSDLLQFRAAQVILSSDFTNLMDPEYREELPPDSCSASSNAFPGAAASGISKTKLDGEYIDKSTTHQDMPIDSSQVSVIITCDSPEDDQIHRMKPSTTPNSIGNSASRELPDCSNENVQVQKNLGLTSSESKHHLNDESISADSSSEIPESCGGAVQIIEDVKDEIPNQVCVGNMEPDYQRLDEASFLSGSSLSFSGPSTHDATNTEKERSEEFKTLSEKSMDMDDFPSFDLGI; via the exons ATGGGCGATGCGAAAAGATGGGCCGTAACCTACACCAGGCACCTTAAGCAGAAAAGGAAAGTCTACCAGGACGGCGCAATAGAGCTCCATGTCACATGCGGCAAG CTTATGCTTTACGACGATTTGGGGAAACTCTTAGAGAGCAGGTTCTTGAATAAGGATGAGGTGGTTGAATCTGGAGGAACATTGGAGTTTGATAATCATCTTGTTGACATTGGAGAAACTGAACGAAACTATAAGCCTTTAACAGATTTAAATGCTCAAGGAAGAGATAGGAAATCAGTTGATAAGGCCGGGGTGCTAGGACAGGAGGCTAGGAGCAGATCTTCTATTG TGCACAAAAAGGGCGAATTGCATAGTTTTGGAGCAACTCAGACCACTGTAAGAG GGAACAAACAGACCAAATTGCAAAACAGTGGAGTGCTGCAGAATCATCCAAATGCTACACAGACAACTGTACGAG AATGGCATTCCTTGTACACCACGCAAATAACTCAAAAGGCCAAGAAGTATCACGATGGCATCCTGCGACTCTCGTTCTGTGGTTCACATGGGAAACAG GTTTTTCTTTATGATGACTGTGGGAAACTCTTAGACAGCAGGTTTCTGAAGAAAGATGAGATGGTTGAATCCGGACTAACACTGGCATTCGTGGCTCATCTTGTTGAAATTGGAGAACCTAAGGAACTTTGTAAGCCTTTAAAGGATGTAGATCCTCAAGTAAGAGAGTCCAAAACAATTGAAAAGAATGGGATGGAAGGACAAAAGGCAAGAAACAGTTTTTCTGCTG AGAACAAAAGGATTGAATTGCAACAACGCATTGTCTCATCACAGAGTTGTCCGGATGCAACGCAGAACCAT ATTCTTATTAATTGTACAAAGACTTCTTGCAATTCTGAGCACAAAAATGAATTACAGAACTATGGAGCACCAAACAGTCATCTGAACATAACGGACACCAGTGTAAAAG AATGGCATGCCTTGTACACCACACAAATTACTCAGAAGGCCAAGAAATATCATGATGGCATCCTGCAACTTTCATGTTGTGGTTCCCATGGAAAACAG GTTATTTTGTTAAGTGGAGATGGAAATATCCTGAGCAgtaaatacatcatatcatctGAACATGTGCGAACTGGAAGTACATATGAGTTACCAAGTTATCTGGTTGACATTGGCGAGCCACGGACTTCTCGGGGAG GAAACCTCAAAAATGATACTTCTTCGGGGCCAGTTGAGGGTTCAAATTCTAGCAGCTCAAATTTCCGCAAGTTCACCAGTGGTGGGAAGGCTCCTAGAAACAAGCTGTTACGTGATG CCTGCCAGATCCTGTCCATTCTTAAAAAACCAATTGCTCAAGAGAGTCTTTGCCCCAGAAAATTGCGAATGGAGCAGGCCTATCCTTCCCAATCTTCAGATTTGCTTCAATCTAGTCTTCAGGGTACGCTTCCAGGACACAAATCGCCAGGGATAAAAGATCCAAAGAGAAATGCAGAAGACAACCGTGGGGATGATTTTCAAAATAATGAAGAAGAAAGTACTACTAAAATGAGGAGTGATCTCTTGCAATTCAGAGCTGCTCAGGTGATCCTATCTTCGGACTTTACCAACTTGATGGATCCTGAATATAGAGAGGAACTACCGCCAGATAGTTGTTCTGCTTCATCCAATGCATTTCCTGG TGCAGCAGCATCAGGCATTTCAAAAACCAAATTAGATGGGGAGTATATTGACAAAAGCACCACTCACCAAGATATGCCTATCGACTCATCTCAGGTTTCAGTTATTATTACTTGTGATTCACCTGAAGATGATCAAATACATCGCATGAAACCATCTACGACACCAAACAGTATAGGGAATAGCGCCTCTAGAGAACTACCTGATTGCTCCAATGAGAATGTGCAAGTCCAGAAAAATCTTGGATTAACTAGCTCAGAAAGCAAGCATCACCTCAATGATGAAAGTATTAGTGCTGATTCAAGTAGTGAGATTCCTG AATCCTGTGGCGGTGCAGTGCAGATTATCGAGGATGTGAAAGATGAAATCCCCAACCAG GTTTGCGTGGGCAATATGGAGCCAGACTATCAGAGATTGGATGAAGCTTCGTTCCTTTCAGGTTCCTCATTGAGTTTTAGTGGCCCATCCACTCACGATGCAACCAATACAGAAAAGGAGAGATCTGAGGAGTTCAAGACCTTATCTGAGAAAAGCATGGACATGGATGACTTCCCAAGTTTTGATCTGGGAATATGA
- the LOC131241170 gene encoding uncharacterized protein LOC131241170 isoform X2, producing MGDAKRWAVTYTRHLKQKRKVYQDGAIELHVTCGKLMLYDDLGKLLESRFLNKDEVVESGGTLEFDNHLVDIGETERNYKPLTDLNAQGRDRKSVDKAGVLGQEARSRSSIESKTMVSQNIGASQNHPNVTHNTIRVHKKGELHSFGATQTTVRGNKQTKLQNSGVLQNHPNATQTTVREWHSLYTTQITQKAKKYHDGILRLSFCGSHGKQVFLYDDCGKLLDSRFLKKDEMVESGLTLAFVAHLVEIGEPKELCKPLKDVDPQVRESKTIEKNGMEGQKARNSFSAENKRIELQQRIVSSQSCPDATQNHNYGAPNSHLNITDTSVKEWHALYTTQITQKAKKYHDGILQLSCCGSHGKQVILLSGDGNILSSKYIISSEHVRTGSTYELPSYLVDIGEPRTSRGGNLKNDTSSGPVEGSNSSSSNFRKFTSGGKAPRNKLLRDACQILSILKKPIAQESLCPRKLRMEQAYPSQSSDLLQSSLQGTLPGHKSPGIKDPKRNAEDNRGDDFQNNEEESTTKMRSDLLQFRAAQVILSSDFTNLMDPEYREELPPDSCSASSNAFPGAAASGISKTKLDGEYIDKSTTHQDMPIDSSQVSVIITCDSPEDDQIHRMKPSTTPNSIGNSASRELPDCSNENVQVQKNLGLTSSESKHHLNDESISADSSSEIPESCGGAVQIIEDVKDEIPNQVCVGNMEPDYQRLDEASFLSGSSLSFSGPSTHDATNTEKERSEEFKTLSEKSMDMDDFPSFDLGI from the exons ATGGGCGATGCGAAAAGATGGGCCGTAACCTACACCAGGCACCTTAAGCAGAAAAGGAAAGTCTACCAGGACGGCGCAATAGAGCTCCATGTCACATGCGGCAAG CTTATGCTTTACGACGATTTGGGGAAACTCTTAGAGAGCAGGTTCTTGAATAAGGATGAGGTGGTTGAATCTGGAGGAACATTGGAGTTTGATAATCATCTTGTTGACATTGGAGAAACTGAACGAAACTATAAGCCTTTAACAGATTTAAATGCTCAAGGAAGAGATAGGAAATCAGTTGATAAGGCCGGGGTGCTAGGACAGGAGGCTAGGAGCAGATCTTCTATTG AGAGCAAAACGATGGTATCGCAAAACATTGGAGCATCACAGAATCACCCAAATGTGACACATAACACTATTAGAG TGCACAAAAAGGGCGAATTGCATAGTTTTGGAGCAACTCAGACCACTGTAAGAG GGAACAAACAGACCAAATTGCAAAACAGTGGAGTGCTGCAGAATCATCCAAATGCTACACAGACAACTGTACGAG AATGGCATTCCTTGTACACCACGCAAATAACTCAAAAGGCCAAGAAGTATCACGATGGCATCCTGCGACTCTCGTTCTGTGGTTCACATGGGAAACAG GTTTTTCTTTATGATGACTGTGGGAAACTCTTAGACAGCAGGTTTCTGAAGAAAGATGAGATGGTTGAATCCGGACTAACACTGGCATTCGTGGCTCATCTTGTTGAAATTGGAGAACCTAAGGAACTTTGTAAGCCTTTAAAGGATGTAGATCCTCAAGTAAGAGAGTCCAAAACAATTGAAAAGAATGGGATGGAAGGACAAAAGGCAAGAAACAGTTTTTCTGCTG AGAACAAAAGGATTGAATTGCAACAACGCATTGTCTCATCACAGAGTTGTCCGGATGCAACGCAGAACCAT AACTATGGAGCACCAAACAGTCATCTGAACATAACGGACACCAGTGTAAAAG AATGGCATGCCTTGTACACCACACAAATTACTCAGAAGGCCAAGAAATATCATGATGGCATCCTGCAACTTTCATGTTGTGGTTCCCATGGAAAACAG GTTATTTTGTTAAGTGGAGATGGAAATATCCTGAGCAgtaaatacatcatatcatctGAACATGTGCGAACTGGAAGTACATATGAGTTACCAAGTTATCTGGTTGACATTGGCGAGCCACGGACTTCTCGGGGAG GAAACCTCAAAAATGATACTTCTTCGGGGCCAGTTGAGGGTTCAAATTCTAGCAGCTCAAATTTCCGCAAGTTCACCAGTGGTGGGAAGGCTCCTAGAAACAAGCTGTTACGTGATG CCTGCCAGATCCTGTCCATTCTTAAAAAACCAATTGCTCAAGAGAGTCTTTGCCCCAGAAAATTGCGAATGGAGCAGGCCTATCCTTCCCAATCTTCAGATTTGCTTCAATCTAGTCTTCAGGGTACGCTTCCAGGACACAAATCGCCAGGGATAAAAGATCCAAAGAGAAATGCAGAAGACAACCGTGGGGATGATTTTCAAAATAATGAAGAAGAAAGTACTACTAAAATGAGGAGTGATCTCTTGCAATTCAGAGCTGCTCAGGTGATCCTATCTTCGGACTTTACCAACTTGATGGATCCTGAATATAGAGAGGAACTACCGCCAGATAGTTGTTCTGCTTCATCCAATGCATTTCCTGG TGCAGCAGCATCAGGCATTTCAAAAACCAAATTAGATGGGGAGTATATTGACAAAAGCACCACTCACCAAGATATGCCTATCGACTCATCTCAGGTTTCAGTTATTATTACTTGTGATTCACCTGAAGATGATCAAATACATCGCATGAAACCATCTACGACACCAAACAGTATAGGGAATAGCGCCTCTAGAGAACTACCTGATTGCTCCAATGAGAATGTGCAAGTCCAGAAAAATCTTGGATTAACTAGCTCAGAAAGCAAGCATCACCTCAATGATGAAAGTATTAGTGCTGATTCAAGTAGTGAGATTCCTG AATCCTGTGGCGGTGCAGTGCAGATTATCGAGGATGTGAAAGATGAAATCCCCAACCAG GTTTGCGTGGGCAATATGGAGCCAGACTATCAGAGATTGGATGAAGCTTCGTTCCTTTCAGGTTCCTCATTGAGTTTTAGTGGCCCATCCACTCACGATGCAACCAATACAGAAAAGGAGAGATCTGAGGAGTTCAAGACCTTATCTGAGAAAAGCATGGACATGGATGACTTCCCAAGTTTTGATCTGGGAATATGA
- the LOC131241170 gene encoding uncharacterized protein LOC131241170 isoform X4: MRQVHKKGELHSFGATQTTVRGNKQTKLQNSGVLQNHPNATQTTVREWHSLYTTQITQKAKKYHDGILRLSFCGSHGKQVFLYDDCGKLLDSRFLKKDEMVESGLTLAFVAHLVEIGEPKELCKPLKDVDPQVRESKTIEKNGMEGQKARNSFSAENKRIELQQRIVSSQSCPDATQNHILINCTKTSCNSEHKNELQNYGAPNSHLNITDTSVKEWHALYTTQITQKAKKYHDGILQLSCCGSHGKQVILLSGDGNILSSKYIISSEHVRTGSTYELPSYLVDIGEPRTSRGGNLKNDTSSGPVEGSNSSSSNFRKFTSGGKAPRNKLLRDACQILSILKKPIAQESLCPRKLRMEQAYPSQSSDLLQSSLQGTLPGHKSPGIKDPKRNAEDNRGDDFQNNEEESTTKMRSDLLQFRAAQVILSSDFTNLMDPEYREELPPDSCSASSNAFPGAAASGISKTKLDGEYIDKSTTHQDMPIDSSQVSVIITCDSPEDDQIHRMKPSTTPNSIGNSASRELPDCSNENVQVQKNLGLTSSESKHHLNDESISADSSSEIPESCGGAVQIIEDVKDEIPNQVCVGNMEPDYQRLDEASFLSGSSLSFSGPSTHDATNTEKERSEEFKTLSEKSMDMDDFPSFDLGI, translated from the exons ATGCGGCAAG TGCACAAAAAGGGCGAATTGCATAGTTTTGGAGCAACTCAGACCACTGTAAGAG GGAACAAACAGACCAAATTGCAAAACAGTGGAGTGCTGCAGAATCATCCAAATGCTACACAGACAACTGTACGAG AATGGCATTCCTTGTACACCACGCAAATAACTCAAAAGGCCAAGAAGTATCACGATGGCATCCTGCGACTCTCGTTCTGTGGTTCACATGGGAAACAG GTTTTTCTTTATGATGACTGTGGGAAACTCTTAGACAGCAGGTTTCTGAAGAAAGATGAGATGGTTGAATCCGGACTAACACTGGCATTCGTGGCTCATCTTGTTGAAATTGGAGAACCTAAGGAACTTTGTAAGCCTTTAAAGGATGTAGATCCTCAAGTAAGAGAGTCCAAAACAATTGAAAAGAATGGGATGGAAGGACAAAAGGCAAGAAACAGTTTTTCTGCTG AGAACAAAAGGATTGAATTGCAACAACGCATTGTCTCATCACAGAGTTGTCCGGATGCAACGCAGAACCAT ATTCTTATTAATTGTACAAAGACTTCTTGCAATTCTGAGCACAAAAATGAATTACAGAACTATGGAGCACCAAACAGTCATCTGAACATAACGGACACCAGTGTAAAAG AATGGCATGCCTTGTACACCACACAAATTACTCAGAAGGCCAAGAAATATCATGATGGCATCCTGCAACTTTCATGTTGTGGTTCCCATGGAAAACAG GTTATTTTGTTAAGTGGAGATGGAAATATCCTGAGCAgtaaatacatcatatcatctGAACATGTGCGAACTGGAAGTACATATGAGTTACCAAGTTATCTGGTTGACATTGGCGAGCCACGGACTTCTCGGGGAG GAAACCTCAAAAATGATACTTCTTCGGGGCCAGTTGAGGGTTCAAATTCTAGCAGCTCAAATTTCCGCAAGTTCACCAGTGGTGGGAAGGCTCCTAGAAACAAGCTGTTACGTGATG CCTGCCAGATCCTGTCCATTCTTAAAAAACCAATTGCTCAAGAGAGTCTTTGCCCCAGAAAATTGCGAATGGAGCAGGCCTATCCTTCCCAATCTTCAGATTTGCTTCAATCTAGTCTTCAGGGTACGCTTCCAGGACACAAATCGCCAGGGATAAAAGATCCAAAGAGAAATGCAGAAGACAACCGTGGGGATGATTTTCAAAATAATGAAGAAGAAAGTACTACTAAAATGAGGAGTGATCTCTTGCAATTCAGAGCTGCTCAGGTGATCCTATCTTCGGACTTTACCAACTTGATGGATCCTGAATATAGAGAGGAACTACCGCCAGATAGTTGTTCTGCTTCATCCAATGCATTTCCTGG TGCAGCAGCATCAGGCATTTCAAAAACCAAATTAGATGGGGAGTATATTGACAAAAGCACCACTCACCAAGATATGCCTATCGACTCATCTCAGGTTTCAGTTATTATTACTTGTGATTCACCTGAAGATGATCAAATACATCGCATGAAACCATCTACGACACCAAACAGTATAGGGAATAGCGCCTCTAGAGAACTACCTGATTGCTCCAATGAGAATGTGCAAGTCCAGAAAAATCTTGGATTAACTAGCTCAGAAAGCAAGCATCACCTCAATGATGAAAGTATTAGTGCTGATTCAAGTAGTGAGATTCCTG AATCCTGTGGCGGTGCAGTGCAGATTATCGAGGATGTGAAAGATGAAATCCCCAACCAG GTTTGCGTGGGCAATATGGAGCCAGACTATCAGAGATTGGATGAAGCTTCGTTCCTTTCAGGTTCCTCATTGAGTTTTAGTGGCCCATCCACTCACGATGCAACCAATACAGAAAAGGAGAGATCTGAGGAGTTCAAGACCTTATCTGAGAAAAGCATGGACATGGATGACTTCCCAAGTTTTGATCTGGGAATATGA